From the Candidatus Peribacteria bacterium genome, one window contains:
- a CDS encoding exosortase/archaeosortase family protein — MPRPLLQRLTPSGRSLFFRLCVLYVCILGFFFLFNSTLLDPFSTNGSIGPSGISSFPLVLLACLLGMFGVLSYDHIRALKTLARPSALEVTGALAGLCVALIIVWVCTHPSDDSLNLLAQFIDRDPLVNTAIVVTSLYAILLLPLVPLLFLFFPSSFIRRHGLTLVFLAAIFLAYLFGSVPEAAYYHHIGPWTVSVTQSILNILPGGESFMNRWALSYNGFTAEFGYSCSEFSAIVLFLGLFLFLCWKISKKRTISVPHAAAAALLGCFLILLVNILRIVLIMIVGSFAPDMGLTLFHGAAGSLLLFVFCVLYLRLILPHVTLPAPAPKKAPLRKPHIKKAPVPRKKKG, encoded by the coding sequence ATGCCACGCCCTCTTCTGCAGCGGCTTACTCCTTCCGGCAGATCGCTTTTCTTTCGGTTGTGCGTGCTCTACGTCTGTATTCTGGGCTTCTTCTTTCTGTTTAACTCCACTCTCCTTGATCCTTTTTCTACCAATGGCTCCATTGGTCCGAGTGGCATCTCCTCGTTCCCGCTCGTTCTTCTAGCCTGTCTGCTTGGGATGTTCGGGGTTCTGAGCTATGACCACATCCGCGCTCTCAAAACACTTGCCCGACCGAGTGCACTAGAAGTAACCGGGGCGCTGGCAGGGCTGTGTGTGGCACTCATTATCGTCTGGGTCTGCACGCACCCATCCGATGACTCACTCAACCTCCTCGCGCAATTCATTGATCGCGACCCACTGGTCAATACAGCGATTGTGGTCACCAGCCTGTATGCCATTCTCCTGCTTCCGCTGGTTCCGCTTTTGTTTCTCTTTTTTCCATCTTCCTTCATCCGCAGACACGGGCTCACACTGGTGTTTTTGGCGGCAATCTTTCTTGCCTACCTCTTCGGTTCAGTGCCGGAAGCTGCGTACTATCATCACATCGGACCATGGACGGTCTCTGTCACGCAGTCGATTCTGAATATCCTTCCGGGCGGGGAATCTTTTATGAATCGATGGGCACTTTCGTACAATGGCTTCACTGCGGAGTTTGGCTACAGCTGTTCGGAATTTTCCGCGATTGTTCTGTTTCTCGGACTCTTCCTGTTTCTCTGCTGGAAGATCTCCAAAAAACGGACAATCTCTGTTCCGCATGCCGCTGCGGCAGCATTGCTCGGCTGTTTCCTGATCCTCCTTGTAAACATCCTGCGCATTGTCCTGATTATGATTGTCGGCTCTTTTGCTCCGGATATGGGACTCACCCTGTTCCACGGAGCTGCGGGTTCCCTGCTGCTCTTTGTGTTCTGCGTGCTCTATCTGCGCCTTATCCTGCCGCACGTCACCCTCCCAGCCCCTGCCCCAAAAAAGGCCCCATTGCGCAAACCACATATTAAAAAAGCCCCTGTACCACGCAAAAAGAAGGGGTAG